A genome region from Populus alba chromosome 3, ASM523922v2, whole genome shotgun sequence includes the following:
- the LOC118037924 gene encoding uncharacterized protein, with protein MASDGKEERRRRIVERGSDRMALITGQIQSLDSSSSQVSSTTSNYSHLAHDNPSSPSTTVSQHAQIDAGSGGADYESGSKFLKRKASNEASEGINFDIRNLDQHLQERVTPTEAYNKMTEVQTSIVTPSIRKASDKPNFFSSKRINSCIIASQRSRVICSLIIASLVLISYIDYPLLGINIVSSESIIASRPLYIVLLTDVTIVLVRLFRERGNHGTEESERERMVSKEDGDNWVGAVKLLERGLAVYQAIRGIFIDCSVYLVVVICALSLL; from the exons ATGGCCAGCGATggcaaagaagagagaagaagaagaatcgtGGAAAGAGGGTCGGACAGGATGGCTCTAATCACCGGCCAAATTCAAAGTCTCGATTCGTCATCATCACAAGTATCTTCAACAACATCAAATTATAGTCACCTTGCACATGATAATCCATCGTCCCCATCAACCACGGTCTCTCAACATGCTCAAATTGATG CTGGTTCTGGAGGAGCAGATTATGAGTCTGGTTCTAAATTTCTGAAACGAAAGGCCAGCAATGAAGCTTCTGAAGGGATCAACTTTGACATTAGAAACCTAGACCAACATTTACAGGAACGAGTGACACCTACAGAAGCTTACAACAAGATGACCGAAGTACAAACGTCGATAGTGACACCATCAATTCGAAAGGCATCAGATAAGCCTAATTTTTTCTCTTCGAAGAGAATAAACTCCTGCATTATAGCCTCCCAGAGATCTCGTGTTATTTGTTCTCTCATAATAGCTTCTCTCGTGCTTATATCTTACATTGATTATCCACTGCTTGGAATTAACATAGTGAGTTCAGAGAGCATTATAGCCTCTAGGCCTCTTTACATAGTCCTGCTAACTGATGTAACAATTGTGCTTGTCCGACTGTTTCGTGAAAGGGGAAATCATGGCACTGAGGAATCTGAGAGAGAACGAATGGTATCTAAGGAAGATGGAGATAACTGGGTGGGAGCAGTTAAGCTCTTGGAGAGAGGTTTGGCTGTGTATCAGGCCATCCGTGGCATCTTCATTGACTGCAGTGTTTATTTAGTTGTTGTTATCTGTGCCCTCTCTCTCTTGTAG
- the LOC140955439 gene encoding uncharacterized protein has translation MAWCSSGSRNMNSYAKRGYDRIGSFKALVSHESKSPRWRLLWRKIVKEKRKIFDCSSSAQANITYDPYTYSQNFDHGLIISNPDDSSRSFSARFAVPSRIFEKDGLV, from the coding sequence ATGGCATGGTGCAGCTCAGGCAGTCGAAACATGAATAGCTACGCAAAAAGGGGGTATGATCGGATTGGGTCATTTAAAGCACTGGTCAGTCATGAATCAAAGTCACCAAGGTGGAGATTACTGTGGAGGAAGATAGtgaaggagaaaagaaagatttttgACTGTTCATCGTCGGCTCAGGCTAATATTACTTATGATCCCTACACTTACTCTCAGAATTTTGATCATGGCTTGATCATTTCCAACCCTGATGACAGCTCCAGGTCTTTCTCCGCTAGGTTTGCCGTCCCTTCAAGGATCTTTGAGAAAGATGGGTTGGTATAG